The Solanum pennellii chromosome 4, SPENNV200 genomic interval aaaagtttagatGTGTACTTTGGTGTTATAGCAGTACTTTAGATACGATGGATAAGTATTTGGACTTTCTGTACTTGCTAGAGATAATATGTAGTAGTGGATCAAAGAGTTTGCTGCTAAATCCTGAACCTTTTTCTGTACCATTTTGgcattctttttaaaatccccacttcaaaaaaaaaattaatgtgtgACTCGTTCAACCTCCAACTTCAATTAGTCGGGTCTTTACTAGGTCAATTGAAATGATGAGATGTGCGAAGAATAATCAACCCAAATGATTGGGTCGACATGGCTTAAGTGCATTATAAACAATTTGCTGGCATATCTGGTGGGAAAAAATCCATCAGAGTTTGATGGGTTAGGGAAAACCGCCGTAGAACGAAGCAAGGCTGTCAGTTGAGGCCTCACCGGGCTTTCATTCTATGACCACCATTCAACACATTTTCCACCCAACCCACACTGACAGAAATGAAATATGGTGGACGGTTTCATGACTCATATCCCAACTCATACTCAATCTAACCCGTTGTGCCTATTTGACACTCAACACAGTACACTGTAAATTGTTTTccaatttatatcaaatttggattgctttaattaaaaaattaagttaagcAAACTCACAAGTGTGACCTCCTAACTAGTAACAACGGGTTGGGAAATGTAGTTGTTGtacaaacaacaaaaacaacaacaacaaaccaGTACAGTCCCTAAAGAGGAGTCTgggaaaatgtatttttttttaataatccaAATGTTTTGGCCTCACCTCTCTCAAGATGAATATTTAGTGGCAATTTCTCAAGGTTTAATTCTTTGCTTCATGTTGAACATGGAATAATCAGGTCGCCACGACAGAGAAATATATACATCGACCAAAAACAATCACAAAACCCCACACTTTAAGATACTACAACTTGAAAACCAATAACTAGACACcgcaaagcaaaaaaaaaaaaaatacttgagaaaaatcatagaaaacacCTGTAAGGATTATCCCCTCTTTTTGGAGGATTGTCCGTGGCCTACCTCCTTCCCACCAACACAAATACTGGATAACTCTGCCCACCAAGACTTAGGCAGATGGGAAGAACTCACTTGCCTCCACTGGGATTTAAACCTGATCTCATGGTTTCCTCCCCCTTCATTAATCACTAGTCCACACTCTTGGGTGCCAACACACATAAACATTCTTATCAGCCACATATCAGTATATAAATCAATCAGCTATGCCTCAACCAATTCGGCATTGGCTGGTAGGATCCTCTGCATCCTATCCTTTCTACTCAACCCCTCCTTTTACTTTGACAACCCTTGTGTCCGTCCACCAGCTTGTGGgcacctcaactaattccaTGTAATACCTACCACCTCCCACCAACAAACACCAGGTAACTCTATCCTATCCACCAAGGCTAAGGCTAGGACACATTTCTTCAAAGGATTCATCTTGACTACATTTAACTTCTAACTGCAGAACTTAAAAAATCATGGAAAAGGGGGAAGACTTACGGTTTGAGAGGCAATAGAGGACTGGAAGTAGGAACTTCTGAGCTAGGGATGATTTCAGCTTCCGGTTCGGATCCTTCAGAATTTGATGGAGCTCCATATACAACAACTATAAACACAATTGCTAAAAAGAATATGATTAGGAAGAAACCTTTCATTTCCAAGATTTAGGGATcagaaatttacaaaaaattccATCCAATACTTCTCAATCGAAGCAAATATGAACACAAGATGTTGATTTTGAAGACAAATTGAATTTATTGAGGTTAAAGTGACATCTTTTTATCTCCTTTCTAGGGTTTTCGTtccaattttgaaccaaaaattGGATCTTTTCTAGGGTTTTCGTTTGCAGGGGAAAATCATAAACTAGATCATCAGTTTGCAGAAATCGAGGTCGGATCCGTAAACCGTTAATTTCGGCGCTACTATGATGTCTGGTCAACTGGTATAGCTTAAACATCAGTTTATCCtctttaattggaaaaaaaataatgtgtgaTAAAATGGATTATTAGTGTAATTTCACAACTGGCTTATAAAGAAGTTATATATGtgcaaattttatttaaataaattttggactcaaaaaaagaaagtaatcGAAATagaattatagaaaaaaaaaataacagcaAAATAGTAagctacaaaataaataaagcaatatacaattggaaaaaaaaaacatttcaaaaataagaaatcaaaatgaATGTAAGgcgtaatatatattataagttttttttatcaattgatTTTCATATGTGATAGTAGATTAACAATGTTTATATTGTGTTCAAATGTTAAAGCTTATGAAGAGACTTTTATAGTTGtgatagtaaaataaaatttaattttatatcaaatagtCAACTTTGTCATCTATAATCTATAATTCATCTCTATGATAAATTTATAAGTGGAAAAATTGTGATAGCACATAGTAGAACTTAATTTTATGTGAAATGGTCAATTTTATTGTCTAAGATGGAGTGTAGATAACTTTAAATatacacaaattttatttttattttttaaaataaaaatattatttctaaaaattatttgaatttcgaaattgaaagaaaattaaaaataataaaatatgaataaatgaagcaaTAGATTACGAAACAATGAAGAGATAAAATCTATGATAAACTTATAATTGATAGTGCATAGAATTGATTTCATGTGACTTAGTCAACTTTAATACAATTAACTCAATGTTAACCATTTGTTgcttgtaaaaatatttttcaattatttttcgAATAAGAAAGGACGGTTGTCTTCAATTAGTAAAATCTATAATATCAAAAAGTGAGTTATCGGTGGCTTTTTCATTTCTTACCATGTCAACAAACTATCATCGACTtaccatttttcttctttcatcaTATGAAATTCATCGATTGCTATCAACTATAACCATCAATacacatttattttaaatttgaaggattttatttccataaaaaaaactagcttgaattgttaatttttgaagaaaaatatatagaaacaaAGACAGAATTGAGATCATCAAATTTATTCTCAATCTCGATTAAATCGATATAGAAAGAATTCATACCAGtgtgatattattttcttaagcTAATGGGACTTGCCACTCAGTTTTACACATTAAATATGTAGATAACAAAACTACTGTTGTTCTCAAAAGaggaatataattattaatataacaaaaatgTCTTATTCATAGACTTTGCATTCCTCATCAGAAGGATTTGTCTCACAGAACTCATCCAATGGGTCTCCACTTCCTGGTGCTGCAACACCTGGCCATTTGCTTGCTACTAGATGAGCCAAGTCCACAACTCTTTGGCTGCAATTCACAAAAATAATATCTGAGCATCATGAAAGTTTTTGGTTAATTTCACGTATGGTTACTGAACTTTACCTGTATCCCCACTCGTTGTCATACCAAGCAACAACCTTGACCATATCATCTCCCATGACCATGGTCAAGGAGGAGTCGATGGTGGATGAAATGTCAGAGCATCGGAAGTCAACTGAAACAAGAGGGGCATCACACACATCTAATATGCCTTTCAGTGGACCATCAGCAGCCTTTCTGAATGCTGCATTCACATCCTCAGCTGTAATCCCTTTCTTCTCGACGTTGACAACAAGGTCAACGACTGAGACATTAGGTGTTGGCACTCGGAGAGCAATGCCATTCAGCTTCCCCTTGAGCTGAGGTAGCACTAAAGAAACTGCCTTGGCTGCACCAGTACTGGTTGGGACAATGTTCAATGCTGCTGCTCTCGCTCTCCTTAAGTCACGGTGTGATGCATCGAGAAGCCTCTGAATACCACAGAATTAACAATATTAGTGCGGAGTTGCATATTTCTACCATCAATATATTGACATGAAGACACCATATATGTGAAAGTGTTTCGTTGATTTATTACCTGATCTCCGGTGTAAGAGTGAGTTGTTGTCATTGTACCCTTCACAATTCCTGCAATGTGAATGGAAATAGTTAACACAATAAACAAATTTGTGCGTATGTAGTGCTATTGTAATACAATTTGCTGCTTACCAAGTTCTTCATCCATGACTTTCACAAATGGAGCCAAGCAGTTAGTGGTGCAAGAGGCATTGCTGCAATTGCAAAGCAAAGAACTTATAAATTATGAACAATATGAACTGTGAAGGTCTTATATAGTTGAGGATGACCAACTTTTCAAATGATGAAACACTGACCTTATGATGTTGGCAATCTCATGAGAGTAGTCTTGCTCGTTCACTCCAACAACATAGGTTGGAATGTCAGCACCTTTTGCTGGTGCAGTGATGATAACCTTCTTGGCACCAGCTTGGATGTGCTTCCCAGCACCTGGACCATCAACAAACACACCAGTTCCCTGTGattcaaataatataatcaGCTCGGAACCATTTCTCAGAATCATCGAGTTGTAAGATGTTTGAACTCCACCGATCACAGAGGATAGTTGAACAAAGGAC includes:
- the LOC107017638 gene encoding glyceraldehyde-3-phosphate dehydrogenase B, chloroplastic, translating into MASHAALASSRIPTSTRLPSNKNSYSFPTQCLSKKSEVAEFSGLRSSGCVTFSNGESSFFDVVSAQLTPKTTGSAPVKGETVAKLKVAINGFGRIGRNFLRCWHGRKDSPLDVVVVNDSGGVKNASHLLKYDSMLGTFKADVKIVDNETISVDGKHIKVVSSRDPLKLPWAELGIDIVIEGTGVFVDGPGAGKHIQAGAKKVIITAPAKGADIPTYVVGVNEQDYSHEIANIISNASCTTNCLAPFVKVMDEELGIVKGTMTTTHSYTGDQRLLDASHRDLRRARAAALNIVPTSTGAAKAVSLVLPQLKGKLNGIALRVPTPNVSVVDLVVNVEKKGITAEDVNAAFRKAADGPLKGILDVCDAPLVSVDFRCSDISSTIDSSLTMVMGDDMVKVVAWYDNEWGYSQRVVDLAHLVASKWPGVAAPGSGDPLDEFCETNPSDEECKVYE